A region of Anguilla rostrata isolate EN2019 chromosome 10, ASM1855537v3, whole genome shotgun sequence DNA encodes the following proteins:
- the cds2 gene encoding phosphatidate cytidylyltransferase 2 has translation MTELRHRGAAENDLQQQSADDKGSEGETRADGDAASDNEAKPEVPAPADDTPVVLNKALSGLSSRWRNWWVRGILTLAMISFFFIIIYLGPMVLMMIVLCVQIKCFQEIITIGYSVYHSYHLPWFRTLSWYFLLCVNYFFYGETVTDYFFTLVQREEPLRILSKYHRFISFALYLTGFCMFVLSLVKKHYRLQFYMFGWTHVTLLIVVTQSHLIIHNLFEGMIWFIVPISCVICNDIMAYMFGFFFGRTPLIKLSPKKTWEGFIGGFFATIVFGILLSYVMSGYRYFVCPVEFNNDSNRFTVDCEPSELFQLQEYVLPSVLESLTGWTTVRMYPFQIHSIALSSFASIMGPFGGFFASGFKRAFKIKDFADTIPGHGGIMDRFDCQYLMATFVNVYIASFIRGPNPSKVIQQLLALRLDQQLHIFNSLKAHLTEKGLLSAIEEAA, from the exons ATGACAGAGCTTCGGCACCGCGGCGCAGCAGAGAACGACTTGCAACAACAGTCAGCAGATGACAAG GGCTCGGAGGGGGAGACGCGGGCCGATGGCGACGCCGCCTCGGACAACGAGGCCAAGCCGGAGGTTCCCGCCCCGGCCGACGACACCCCGGTGGTCCTGAACAAAGCCCTGTCCGGGCTGTCGTCACG ATGGAGGAACTGGTGGGTGCGAGGAATCCTCACTCTGGCTATGAtctccttcttcttcatcaTTATCTACCTGGGCCCCATGGTGCTCATGATGATC gtgctgtgtgtgcagatcAAATGCTTCCAGGAGATCATCACCATCGGCTACAGCGTCTACCACTCCTACCACCTGCCCTGGTTCAGAACGCTGAGCTG gtacttcctgctgtgtgtgaacTACTTCTTCTACGGAGAGACGGTCACCGATTACTTCTTCACTCTGGTGCAGAGGGAGGAGCCGCTGCGCATTCTCAGCAAATACCATCGCTTCATCTCCTTCGCCCTGTACCTCACAG GGTTCTGCATGTTCGTGCTGAGCCTGGTGAAGAAGCACTACCGCCTGCAGTTCTACATG ttcggCTGGACCCATGTCACTCTCCTGATAGTGGTGACTCAGTCCCACCTCATCATCCACAACCTCTTTGAAGGAATGATCTG gttcaTCGTGCCCATCTCCTGCGTCATCTGCAACGACATCATGGCCTACATGTTTGGCTTCTTCTTCGGCCGCACCCCCCTCATCAAG CTGTCCCCTAAGAAGACCTGGGAAGGATTTATTGGAGGGTTTTTTGCCACCATTGTGTTTGGAATCCTG ctgtcctACGTGATGAGCGGGTACCGGTACTTTGTCTGTCCGGTCGAGTTCAACAACGACTCCAACAGGTTCACTGTGGACTGCGAGCCGTCTGAGCTCTTTCAGCTTCAGGAGTACGTCCTGCCCTCTGTGCTGGAGTCCCTCACCGGCTGG ACGACGGTGCGGATGTACCCGTTCCAGATCCACAGCATCGCGCTGTCCAGCTTCGCCTCCATCATGGGGCCCTTTGGGGGCTTCTTCGCCAGCGGCTTCAAGAGGGCCTTCAAGATTAAG gacttTGCGGACACCATCCCCGGGCACGGCGGGATTATGGACCGCTTCGACTGCCAGTATCTCATGGCCACCTTTGTCAACGTCTACATCGCCAGCTTTATCAG GGGACCGAACCCCAGCAAAGTGATCCAGCAGCTGCTAGCCCTGCGATTGGACCAGCAGCTCCACATCTTTAACTCCCTAAAGGCACACCTCACGGAGAAAGGGCTGCTCTCGGCCATTGAGGAGGCGGCGTAG